The following proteins are encoded in a genomic region of Reichenbachiella sp.:
- a CDS encoding OstA-like protein, with the protein MRNTFLFWLICSLVVSGAAFAQKGEKIRYKADRLTNARDGNVRFKKLLHNVSFTQESTTVYCDSAYFYNRKNEMEAFGRVRIVDDSVTITAKKLIYQGDEGMALLREDVVYRKGKKVLYTDILDYNLVTEVGEFKEHGKLVDETNTLTSVYGVYHSKSSQAFFYRNVLLVSPDFNLRADTLEYSSRTKIAITKGPTYIEDKDGTTVDSDGGRFRTSHDQTTFTEGTIETRNYIVTGDELFLDDQKKFYTAKGNVVMTSKKDDILIFGEKAVYDKKAGVSTVYGRPLMKRVMRQDTFFMVSDTLVSIENVDKDKERILAYHNILMYKLNMQGKCDSVAYFLSDSTIQMYNDPVIWNKSSQMVADSIDLLFKDDILRTMTLRRKAFLISIDTLGQHNQIKGRKMVGDFNEYGDIQTMDINGNGESHYFVLKGDSLMIGMNKIFCSSMTLRFEDNLMKNISFYTQPEAKFIPPHELEEDQMFLEEFDWRSDERPELYEVATYYKPGDKVTKYGNLKSKAEQLIEENKDEIEKGKKMLEEGDKSGMMKQLKTTQDHLLKER; encoded by the coding sequence ATGCGAAATACATTTCTGTTTTGGTTGATTTGTTCATTGGTTGTATCCGGGGCTGCTTTTGCTCAGAAGGGAGAGAAGATCAGATATAAGGCTGATCGACTAACCAATGCGCGTGATGGAAATGTAAGGTTTAAGAAGCTTCTTCATAATGTGAGTTTTACTCAGGAATCAACCACAGTCTATTGTGATTCTGCCTATTTCTACAACAGGAAGAACGAAATGGAAGCTTTTGGTAGAGTGAGAATTGTAGACGATTCTGTGACTATTACGGCCAAGAAACTTATTTATCAAGGGGATGAAGGTATGGCTTTGCTTCGCGAAGATGTAGTCTATAGAAAAGGAAAAAAGGTACTCTATACTGATATTTTGGATTACAATTTAGTAACCGAAGTAGGTGAGTTCAAGGAACATGGCAAACTAGTGGATGAAACAAATACGCTTACCAGTGTGTATGGTGTCTATCATTCAAAAAGCAGCCAGGCGTTCTTTTATAGAAATGTGCTTTTAGTTTCTCCTGATTTCAACCTACGAGCTGATACTTTGGAGTATTCTTCCAGGACCAAAATCGCTATTACTAAAGGTCCAACTTACATAGAAGATAAGGATGGAACTACGGTAGATTCAGATGGAGGACGTTTTAGAACCTCACACGACCAAACCACTTTCACTGAAGGAACTATCGAAACTAGAAACTACATTGTCACCGGTGATGAGCTATTTCTTGACGATCAAAAGAAGTTTTACACTGCGAAGGGAAATGTAGTGATGACTTCAAAAAAGGATGACATATTGATTTTCGGAGAGAAGGCGGTTTATGATAAAAAAGCAGGTGTGAGTACAGTATATGGCCGCCCACTGATGAAACGAGTCATGCGTCAGGATACATTTTTTATGGTATCTGATACTTTGGTTTCAATAGAAAATGTGGATAAAGACAAAGAGCGAATATTGGCCTATCACAATATTCTGATGTACAAGCTGAATATGCAGGGGAAATGTGATTCGGTTGCCTATTTTCTCTCTGATTCGACTATACAAATGTACAACGATCCAGTGATATGGAACAAGAGTAGTCAGATGGTTGCGGATAGTATCGACCTATTGTTTAAGGATGATATTCTAAGAACGATGACACTACGACGAAAGGCTTTTTTGATATCGATAGATACGCTGGGGCAGCACAATCAAATCAAAGGAAGGAAAATGGTCGGCGACTTTAATGAATACGGAGATATTCAAACCATGGATATTAATGGAAATGGGGAAAGTCACTATTTTGTTCTCAAAGGAGATAGTCTGATGATAGGCATGAACAAAATATTTTGCAGTTCGATGACCCTGCGATTTGAGGATAACCTTATGAAGAATATTTCCTTTTATACACAACCCGAAGCTAAATTCATTCCGCCACATGAGTTAGAAGAGGATCAAATGTTTCTGGAAGAATTCGACTGGCGCTCGGATGAAAGGCCGGAGCTTTACGAAGTGGCAACCTATTACAAACCCGGAGACAAGGTGACAAAATATGGAAACCTGAAAAGCAAAGCTGAGCAACTCATCGAGGAGAACAAGGATGAAATAGAAAAAGGAAAAAAAATGCTGGAAGAAGGTGATAAATCTGGCATGATGAAGCAACTAAAA